The Petrocella atlantisensis genome has a window encoding:
- a CDS encoding DAK2 domain-containing protein, which yields MFIAGAKYLESKKKYVDELNVFPVPDGDTGTNMTLTILAAVRDVQKVDSDDLQALAKAISSGSLRGARGNSGVILSQLFRGFCKEIASHDVLDAVVLANALQRGSETAYKAVMKPKEGTILTVAREAAEKAIELARVNEDIVDILKKVIIHAEATLQYTPELLPVLKQAGVVDSGGQGLMYILRGALIALEAGDDYIVEFEEDDTHPEVELIYDHSGEEIKFGYCTEFIINVRNDVESDREALGLRNYLETIGDSIVAVSDEDIIKIHVHTNDPGLALQKGLSIGELSNLKIDNMREEHANRLIAQEELDKLHPTELKENGFVVISIGDGLSEIFKGLGADYIVEGGQTMNPSTEDILNAVSKVNAKNVFILPNNKNIILAAEQVKDIVEDKQIIVIPTKSIPEGITAIINFEEGKAPNENQEVMTQSLDDVISGQVTHAIRDTVVDEKVIKEGDFLGIGKGKINVVEADVEQTVRKLFDSLIEEDSELISVYYGMDIDEETANQLSKDLENTYPDCEIEVHYGGQPLYYYILSVE from the coding sequence ATGTTTATTGCTGGTGCAAAATATTTAGAGTCAAAAAAGAAATACGTAGACGAACTTAATGTTTTTCCGGTACCTGACGGCGATACGGGAACTAATATGACACTAACCATTTTAGCGGCAGTACGAGATGTTCAGAAAGTAGATTCAGATGATTTACAAGCTTTAGCAAAAGCCATTTCATCTGGTTCATTAAGAGGCGCAAGAGGTAACTCAGGCGTTATACTATCACAGCTTTTTAGAGGTTTCTGTAAAGAAATAGCAAGTCATGATGTTTTAGACGCAGTTGTCTTAGCCAATGCCTTGCAAAGAGGTTCTGAAACCGCCTACAAGGCAGTCATGAAACCTAAAGAAGGTACCATATTAACTGTAGCTAGAGAAGCTGCAGAAAAGGCTATTGAGCTTGCTCGTGTTAATGAAGATATTGTTGATATCTTAAAAAAAGTGATTATTCATGCAGAAGCAACTTTACAGTATACACCGGAATTATTACCTGTTTTAAAACAAGCAGGTGTTGTGGATTCAGGTGGCCAAGGTCTTATGTATATTTTAAGAGGCGCCTTAATAGCTCTTGAAGCCGGTGATGATTATATTGTAGAGTTTGAAGAAGATGATACACATCCTGAAGTGGAATTGATCTACGATCACAGTGGTGAAGAAATCAAATTTGGGTATTGTACAGAGTTTATTATAAATGTACGCAATGATGTGGAAAGCGATAGGGAAGCTTTGGGCCTTAGAAATTACCTTGAAACCATAGGTGATTCAATTGTTGCTGTTTCAGATGAAGATATTATAAAGATTCATGTTCATACCAATGATCCCGGTCTTGCACTTCAAAAAGGTCTATCCATTGGTGAACTGAGCAATCTAAAAATCGACAACATGCGCGAAGAACATGCCAATCGATTGATTGCTCAAGAAGAACTGGATAAGCTTCATCCTACAGAGTTAAAAGAGAACGGATTTGTGGTTATTTCCATAGGGGACGGTTTAAGTGAGATTTTCAAAGGTCTCGGAGCCGATTACATCGTTGAAGGGGGACAAACGATGAACCCTTCTACAGAGGACATCCTTAATGCAGTTTCAAAAGTGAATGCAAAAAATGTATTCATTTTGCCAAATAATAAAAATATTATATTAGCAGCAGAACAAGTGAAAGATATTGTTGAGGATAAGCAAATAATTGTAATTCCGACAAAGTCTATACCGGAGGGCATTACAGCTATCATTAATTTTGAAGAAGGTAAAGCGCCGAATGAAAACCAAGAGGTTATGACCCAGTCCCTTGATGATGTAATATCTGGGCAGGTCACACATGCTATTAGGGACACTGTTGTGGATGAGAAAGTCATTAAAGAAGGTGATTTCCTTGGTATTGGCAAAGGTAAAATTAATGTGGTTGAGGCCGATGTAGAACAAACGGTCAGAAAGCTTTTTGATTCTTTGATTGAAGAAGACAGTGAATTAATTTCCGTATATTATGGTATGGATATTGATGAGGAAACAGCTAATCAACTATCTAAGGATTTAGAAAACACATATCCGGATTGTGAAATAGAAGTTCATTATGGTGGTCAACCACTGTATTACTATATTCTATCCGTTGAATAA
- a CDS encoding acetate kinase encodes MNILVLNCGSSSVKYQLINMENEDVLAIGICDRIGFDGSFIGHKPKGHDKMKLQIPMKDHKEAVKAVLATLTDPAHGVIDSMDEIAAVGHRVVHGAEAFSASTIITEEVKDAIKVCSDLAPLHNPANLVGINACEVLMPNTKQVAVFDTAFHQTMEPKAYLYALPYKYYTKHKIRKYGFHGTSHKYVAYRTAEFLGRNIEDMKIVVCHLGNGASVCAIDGGKSVDTSMGLTPLEGLAMGTRCGDLDPAIVQFIAEKEGLTLDEVINVLNKESGIKGLSQFSSDFRDIEDAIADGNKQAALAMDVYHLKVAKYVGAYAAVMNGIDAVVFTAGLGENNHEVRKEVCNYLGYLGVKVDDELNHVRSMERDFSAEGATVRSLVIPTNEELAIARETKQLIKKN; translated from the coding sequence ATGAATATTTTAGTATTGAATTGTGGAAGTTCATCAGTTAAGTATCAACTCATTAACATGGAAAATGAAGATGTATTAGCCATCGGTATTTGTGATCGCATTGGTTTTGATGGTTCTTTTATTGGCCACAAACCAAAAGGCCATGATAAGATGAAATTACAAATACCTATGAAAGATCACAAAGAAGCAGTAAAAGCAGTCCTTGCAACTTTAACAGATCCTGCTCATGGTGTTATTGATTCAATGGATGAAATTGCTGCTGTAGGTCACAGAGTTGTACATGGGGCAGAAGCATTTTCAGCTTCGACTATTATTACGGAAGAAGTGAAAGATGCTATCAAAGTGTGCAGTGATTTGGCACCTTTGCATAACCCAGCCAATCTCGTTGGTATTAATGCTTGTGAAGTACTTATGCCAAATACGAAACAAGTAGCGGTATTTGACACAGCTTTCCATCAGACAATGGAGCCAAAAGCTTATCTATATGCACTTCCATACAAATATTACACGAAACACAAAATTAGAAAATATGGTTTTCATGGTACATCTCACAAATATGTTGCATACAGAACAGCAGAGTTTTTGGGACGTAACATTGAAGATATGAAGATTGTTGTTTGTCACTTAGGTAACGGTGCCAGTGTATGTGCTATAGATGGAGGAAAGTCTGTAGATACAAGTATGGGTTTAACACCACTTGAAGGTCTTGCTATGGGAACCCGTTGTGGTGACCTTGATCCTGCGATCGTTCAGTTTATTGCTGAAAAAGAAGGATTAACTTTAGATGAGGTTATTAATGTATTAAACAAAGAATCCGGTATAAAGGGACTCTCACAGTTCTCCAGTGATTTTAGAGATATTGAAGACGCAATAGCGGATGGTAACAAACAAGCAGCTTTAGCCATGGATGTGTATCACCTAAAAGTCGCTAAGTACGTAGGTGCTTATGCTGCTGTTATGAATGGTATTGATGCAGTTGTATTTACTGCAGGACTTGGCGAAAATAATCATGAAGTGCGAAAAGAAGTATGTAATTACTTAGGATATTTAGGTGTTAAAGTTGATGATGAGTTGAACCATGTTCGTTCAATGGAACGTGACTTTTCAGCGGAAGGTGCAACTGTAAGATCTCTTGTCATTCCTACCAACGAGGAATTGGCAATCGCTAGAGAAACAAAGCAACTTATCAAAAAAAACTAA
- the pta gene encoding phosphate acetyltransferase — MSFIEAIKDRARQSRKTIVLPESMEIRTLEATAQILSEDICDVILIGDKDEITNIGMNFDISRATIVDPNSFEQMDAYVAKLVELREKKGMTLEKAGEILKTDALYLGVMMVKMGLADGMVAGAVNSTANVLRPSLQILKTAPNTKLVSSFFVMVVPNCEFGHQGIFVYSDCGLVQNPNAEELAAIAGSSAKSFKSLVGAEPIVGMLSHSTKGSATHPDVDKVVEATKIAKSLYPEYKIDGEFQSDAAIVPSIGAAKAPGNEIAGHANVLVFPDLDAGNICYKLTERLAKADAYGPITQGIAKPVNDLSRGCTAEDIVGVVAITAVQAQ; from the coding sequence ATGAGTTTTATTGAAGCAATTAAGGACAGAGCAAGACAATCCAGAAAAACCATCGTTTTACCTGAAAGTATGGAAATAAGAACACTTGAAGCCACGGCACAAATATTAAGCGAAGATATTTGTGATGTCATTCTAATCGGTGATAAAGATGAAATCACAAATATAGGCATGAATTTTGACATCTCACGTGCAACCATCGTTGATCCAAATTCATTTGAGCAAATGGATGCTTATGTTGCCAAGTTGGTGGAACTCCGAGAAAAAAAAGGTATGACTTTAGAAAAAGCCGGGGAAATCCTAAAAACAGATGCATTGTACTTAGGCGTCATGATGGTGAAAATGGGATTGGCGGATGGTATGGTAGCAGGTGCTGTTAATTCAACAGCCAACGTACTTAGACCATCTCTTCAGATTCTAAAAACAGCACCCAACACAAAACTTGTTTCTTCATTTTTTGTCATGGTCGTTCCAAATTGTGAATTTGGACATCAAGGCATTTTTGTTTACTCCGATTGTGGATTGGTTCAAAACCCTAATGCAGAAGAACTTGCGGCAATAGCAGGTAGTTCTGCAAAATCATTTAAAAGTCTTGTAGGCGCTGAACCTATCGTAGGCATGTTGTCCCATTCTACAAAAGGAAGTGCCACACATCCGGACGTAGACAAAGTTGTAGAAGCAACCAAAATTGCAAAGTCACTTTATCCTGAGTATAAAATTGATGGTGAATTTCAATCGGATGCAGCAATTGTTCCAAGTATAGGCGCAGCGAAGGCACCTGGCAATGAGATTGCAGGTCATGCCAATGTATTGGTATTTCCAGATCTTGATGCGGGTAATATCTGTTATAAGTTAACTGAAAGACTTGCTAAAGCGGATGCATACGGACCTATTACACAAGGAATCGCAAAACCTGTCAATGATTTATCTAGAGGCTGTACAGCTGAAGATATTGTCGGTGTCGTTGCAATAACAGCGGTACAAGCTCAATAG
- the coaD gene encoding pantetheine-phosphate adenylyltransferase: protein MKTAVYPGSFDPATNGHLDIIRRSACQVEHLIVGVLNNVNKSSLFTIDERVKLLEALTKDLPNVEIRSFSGLLVDFMEKVSANLIIRGFRAVSDFEFEIQLAQTNHSLNPNIETIFFVTKNEYSFLSSSVVREVAMFGGDVSQMVHPITVTYLKDKYESMEE from the coding sequence ATGAAAACTGCGGTCTATCCAGGAAGCTTTGATCCGGCTACCAATGGACATTTAGACATCATTAGAAGAAGTGCCTGTCAAGTCGAGCATTTAATCGTAGGGGTGTTAAACAATGTTAATAAATCGAGTCTATTCACAATAGATGAACGTGTCAAATTATTAGAAGCATTGACAAAAGATTTGCCAAATGTAGAAATCAGATCCTTTTCAGGACTTTTGGTAGATTTCATGGAAAAAGTATCAGCAAATCTAATAATCAGAGGGTTTAGAGCTGTATCTGATTTTGAATTTGAAATACAGTTAGCCCAGACAAACCATAGCTTGAATCCAAACATTGAAACTATATTTTTTGTGACAAAGAATGAATATTCCTTTTTAAGTTCAAGTGTTGTAAGAGAGGTTGCTATGTTTGGTGGCGATGTGAGTCAGATGGTTCATCCAATAACCGTTACCTATTTAAAAGATAAATATGAGAGTATGGAGGAATGA
- the recG gene encoding ATP-dependent DNA helicase RecG: protein MEIKRPITDLSGIGTKKAQLFEKIGIKDLMDLVTYYPATYEKRIGFSNIQDIKPGGTYLIQGELIATPFSKRAGRVIVTSTRLRDDTGEVSLTWFNQPYLQKQLKEGETLTVMGKSSYKYEKLQLTSPKILTKSDLAYYEDKSIIPIYPLTKGLSQKAIRLAVASAMEAIHYQIDDYLPSTIKETYELESLKDAFVQVHYPKDEVLLNDARKRLVFDEFLFFQLGLMMLKDEQVKIKNQYTFESCKKYKHTLENLPFTLTGAQSNVLDEIIKDMKGSYNMNRLIQGDVGSGKTVVAALAIILAVENGYQSVLMAPTEVLAKQHHQSLEKMFLNLDLRVGLLVGSMTKKEKIDTYEKIKAGLIDVVIGTHAVIQEGVIFNDLALVITDEQHRFGVSQREILAGKGHFPHVLVMSGTPIPRTLGLILYGDMDVSIIDELPPGRKSIETYAVNASYRNRVQTFIVKEIEEKRQCYIVCPMVEENEENDLSDVLSYTEKLKAELPPHIRIEYLHGQMRPKIKNETMERFARGELDILVSTTVIEVGINVPNATLMVIEDAHRFGLAQLHQLRGRVGRGGNQSYCILISDSKSTLAKKRMAIMTESQDGFYIAQKDLEIRGHGDLLGLRQSGMPTFKIANIVEDIEILKQANIVAKTISEKRDILQEATYENFRKKLENYMETNMTYIAL from the coding sequence GTGGAAATAAAAAGACCGATTACAGACTTGAGTGGTATAGGCACGAAAAAAGCTCAATTGTTTGAGAAGATTGGTATTAAGGATCTGATGGATTTAGTGACCTACTATCCGGCAACCTATGAAAAGAGGATTGGTTTTTCCAACATACAAGATATTAAGCCCGGTGGCACGTACCTCATTCAGGGTGAACTTATTGCAACGCCTTTTTCTAAAAGGGCCGGACGTGTTATAGTGACATCTACACGACTTAGAGATGATACAGGTGAGGTTAGCTTAACATGGTTTAATCAACCTTACCTCCAAAAGCAATTGAAAGAAGGAGAAACCCTTACAGTAATGGGGAAATCGTCTTATAAATACGAAAAATTACAACTTACATCCCCCAAAATTCTTACAAAATCAGATTTAGCTTATTATGAGGATAAAAGTATAATTCCAATATACCCTTTAACTAAAGGTCTCAGTCAAAAAGCCATTCGGTTGGCAGTAGCTTCAGCCATGGAGGCAATCCACTACCAGATTGATGATTATTTGCCATCCACAATTAAAGAAACTTATGAACTTGAGTCCTTAAAAGATGCCTTCGTTCAGGTTCACTATCCCAAAGATGAAGTACTATTGAACGATGCTAGGAAAAGACTGGTTTTTGATGAGTTTCTATTCTTTCAATTAGGTCTTATGATGTTAAAAGATGAACAGGTCAAAATTAAAAATCAATATACCTTTGAAAGTTGTAAGAAGTATAAGCATACTCTTGAAAATCTACCTTTTACATTAACAGGTGCTCAAAGTAATGTCCTAGATGAAATCATAAAAGATATGAAGGGTTCCTATAATATGAATCGTTTAATTCAAGGCGATGTTGGTTCTGGGAAAACAGTGGTAGCTGCACTGGCTATTATTTTGGCAGTAGAAAACGGTTATCAAAGTGTTTTAATGGCACCTACTGAAGTATTGGCAAAGCAACACCACCAATCTTTGGAGAAGATGTTTTTGAACTTAGACCTCCGGGTCGGGTTACTGGTTGGTTCTATGACGAAAAAAGAAAAAATAGATACCTACGAAAAAATAAAAGCAGGCTTAATAGATGTGGTTATTGGTACACATGCGGTCATCCAAGAAGGGGTGATTTTTAATGATTTGGCTTTGGTTATTACAGATGAACAGCATCGATTCGGAGTTTCACAAAGAGAAATTCTGGCTGGAAAGGGGCACTTCCCACATGTACTTGTTATGAGTGGAACACCAATACCAAGAACCTTGGGACTTATACTCTATGGCGATATGGATGTTTCTATTATTGATGAACTACCGCCTGGTAGAAAAAGTATCGAAACCTACGCTGTAAATGCTTCTTATAGAAATAGGGTTCAGACTTTCATTGTTAAAGAAATCGAAGAAAAAAGACAATGTTATATTGTATGTCCTATGGTTGAAGAAAATGAAGAAAATGACCTGAGTGATGTACTAAGTTACACGGAAAAACTAAAGGCAGAATTGCCACCCCATATACGTATTGAATATCTACATGGTCAAATGCGTCCAAAAATAAAAAATGAAACAATGGAGCGATTTGCTAGAGGTGAGTTGGATATTCTTGTATCTACAACAGTAATTGAAGTCGGCATCAACGTGCCTAATGCCACTCTTATGGTCATAGAAGATGCCCATCGTTTTGGACTGGCTCAGCTTCATCAACTTAGGGGTCGAGTAGGTAGAGGTGGTAATCAGTCTTACTGTATATTGATTTCAGATTCAAAATCAACACTTGCTAAAAAACGTATGGCGATTATGACAGAATCTCAGGATGGTTTTTATATCGCCCAAAAAGACTTAGAAATCAGAGGTCATGGTGATTTACTTGGCCTTCGTCAAAGCGGTATGCCAACGTTTAAAATTGCCAATATCGTAGAGGACATAGAGATTCTTAAACAAGCCAATATAGTAGCAAAGACAATTAGCGAAAAACGTGATATACTGCAAGAAGCAACCTATGAAAACTTTAGAAAAAAATTAGAAAACTATATGGAGACCAATATGACCTATATAGCGTTATAG
- a CDS encoding YceD family protein, with translation MHINLTELFSQTVKDVTIQRTLEMDQLEFGGEVYEISKPIKIEFEVTQLGEGEYLTQGKVEVELVMYCNRCMNEVITMVEGQFTRELNEHVDDSESDDMKDYYKNSVLNVEKLALDEIYMNVPMKVLCNESCQGICKVCGANLNEETCNCEDDNVDPRLAGLKDLFNERFKEV, from the coding sequence ATGCATATTAATTTAACGGAACTGTTTTCACAAACGGTTAAAGATGTTACTATCCAGCGAACCTTAGAAATGGATCAACTTGAATTCGGTGGTGAAGTTTATGAAATTAGTAAGCCCATCAAAATCGAATTCGAAGTTACCCAATTAGGTGAAGGCGAATATTTGACCCAAGGCAAGGTTGAAGTAGAGTTAGTAATGTACTGCAATCGTTGTATGAATGAAGTCATAACAATGGTTGAAGGTCAGTTCACAAGAGAATTAAATGAGCATGTTGATGATTCTGAAAGCGATGATATGAAGGATTATTATAAGAACTCAGTTCTGAATGTGGAAAAATTGGCTTTAGACGAAATCTATATGAATGTGCCTATGAAAGTTCTTTGCAACGAATCATGTCAAGGTATTTGCAAGGTATGTGGTGCAAATCTTAACGAAGAAACATGTAATTGCGAAGATGACAATGTAGATCCCAGACTTGCTGGACTAAAAGATTTATTCAATGAAAGATTTAAGGAGGTGTAG
- the rsmD gene encoding 16S rRNA (guanine(966)-N(2))-methyltransferase RsmD translates to MRVIAGSARSLPLSVPEGKDIRPTTDRYKETVFNILRPYIFGSNVLDLFSGTGSIGIEALSRGATRCVFVENHKTAITCIEKNLNFTKLFEKAEIMKYDYSKALMDLGNHGIQFDLIYLDPPFDQGMEEETISQIHGYDLLKDDGIMVCESSLKTDMSFIENLKTYEIIKERTYNTCKFSFIRKLKTI, encoded by the coding sequence ATGCGAGTAATAGCAGGAAGTGCTAGGTCTTTACCTTTAAGTGTTCCGGAAGGTAAAGATATTCGGCCGACAACAGATCGTTACAAAGAAACAGTTTTTAATATTCTACGTCCATATATATTTGGTTCTAACGTACTGGATTTATTTAGTGGGACCGGCAGTATCGGAATAGAGGCTTTAAGTAGAGGTGCAACCCGTTGTGTATTTGTTGAAAATCATAAAACGGCCATAACTTGTATTGAGAAAAATCTGAATTTCACAAAACTATTTGAAAAAGCTGAGATTATGAAGTATGATTATAGCAAAGCATTGATGGATCTTGGTAATCATGGTATTCAATTTGATTTGATATATCTGGATCCACCCTTTGATCAAGGTATGGAAGAAGAGACGATTTCACAAATCCATGGATATGATTTGTTAAAAGATGATGGTATAATGGTATGCGAAAGCAGTTTAAAAACGGACATGTCTTTCATCGAGAATCTAAAGACCTATGAAATCATCAAAGAACGTACCTATAATACTTGTAAATTCAGTTTTATAAGAAAATTAAAGACGATATAA
- a CDS encoding rhodanese-like domain-containing protein yields MNFLKKSYQSISADEVNKIMKDKDVQIIDVREQYEFAAGHIETAKLIPLSTIPSRINEIDKDKKIVVVCASGARSTSASKFLGKEGYDTYNMVGGMMGWRYKTK; encoded by the coding sequence ATGAATTTTTTAAAGAAAAGTTATCAGAGTATTTCAGCAGATGAAGTTAACAAGATTATGAAAGACAAAGACGTTCAGATTATTGACGTGAGAGAACAATACGAATTTGCGGCCGGTCATATTGAAACAGCTAAGCTTATTCCCTTATCTACAATCCCAAGCCGTATCAATGAGATTGATAAAGATAAGAAAATTGTTGTTGTATGTGCCAGTGGTGCAAGAAGTACCAGTGCATCTAAGTTTCTTGGTAAAGAAGGTTATGATACGTATAACATGGTTGGTGGTATGATGGGATGGCGTTATAAAACAAAATAG
- a CDS encoding nucleotidyltransferase, with the protein MNICGIVTEYNPLHLGHAYQIEAAKARTQAQGVVLIMSGNFVQRGEPAIINKYARTQAALHTGVDLVLELPTYFATSSAEYFSHMAIRLLNATGITTHLNFGSESGSIDDLVHIADILHNEPIGFRFLLNEYLSTGDTFPKAREKALYKYVHNHHLMSEDTAKAIKTPNNILGIEYIKALRRQKSNIIPTTVKRIGSAYHDDNSRTTIPSATAIRKFLQEHDNHAPLSEKLPLYSYNTLENAIHCGEGPIFYDMIFPFLKYKILASTPEVLGTYQDVNEGLEYKIIEAALHAYDYDSLVNKILSKRYTRTKIARALLHIYLGHEQKTFELLNSEMKPYLKVLGFNSTGQKMLKAIKKHDEDLPIIVNIRQGCKQLDDIQLLSYQADLNSTLHYNHLIHFYYNTKMNNEYETPIIRLP; encoded by the coding sequence ATGAACATATGTGGCATTGTCACCGAATATAACCCACTTCACTTGGGTCATGCATACCAAATAGAAGCTGCAAAAGCACGCACACAAGCTCAGGGTGTAGTACTTATTATGAGCGGCAATTTTGTCCAACGTGGTGAACCGGCCATTATTAATAAGTATGCAAGAACCCAGGCAGCCCTTCATACCGGTGTTGATTTAGTTCTTGAGCTACCTACTTATTTTGCTACGTCCAGCGCTGAATATTTTTCACATATGGCAATTAGACTCTTAAACGCAACTGGTATTACAACACACTTGAATTTCGGTAGTGAATCCGGATCCATTGATGACCTTGTTCATATCGCAGATATCCTTCATAATGAGCCCATTGGATTTCGATTCCTTCTTAATGAGTATCTTAGCACAGGGGATACCTTCCCGAAAGCAAGAGAAAAAGCTCTATATAAATACGTCCACAACCATCATTTGATGTCCGAGGATACAGCTAAAGCCATCAAGACGCCAAACAACATTTTGGGTATTGAATATATAAAAGCACTACGAAGACAGAAAAGCAATATCATACCGACAACGGTTAAGCGTATTGGCTCAGCTTACCATGACGATAACAGTAGAACCACCATACCCTCTGCTACGGCTATACGAAAATTCTTACAAGAGCATGACAATCACGCCCCCCTATCAGAAAAGCTTCCGTTATATTCCTATAATACACTTGAAAACGCTATACATTGCGGTGAAGGCCCTATCTTTTACGATATGATTTTCCCTTTTTTAAAATACAAAATACTTGCAAGTACGCCTGAAGTTCTAGGGACTTATCAGGATGTTAATGAAGGACTAGAATACAAGATTATCGAAGCGGCTTTACATGCTTATGATTATGATAGTTTGGTCAATAAGATTCTATCTAAACGCTACACAAGAACCAAGATCGCAAGAGCACTGTTACATATTTATCTGGGTCATGAGCAAAAAACCTTTGAATTATTAAATTCAGAAATGAAGCCTTATCTTAAAGTTTTGGGCTTCAACTCTACGGGGCAAAAGATGTTAAAAGCCATTAAAAAGCATGATGAAGATTTGCCAATTATTGTCAACATACGACAAGGGTGCAAGCAATTAGATGATATACAATTGCTATCTTATCAAGCTGATTTAAATAGTACATTACATTATAATCATCTCATTCATTTCTATTATAATACGAAAATGAATAATGAATATGAAACCCCCATTATTCGATTACCATAA
- a CDS encoding Asp23/Gls24 family envelope stress response protein, with translation MIGRLDTGYGEVTIDNEVLEKVAGVTAVECYGIVGMAMVNVTSGIAKLLKGDSITKGISLRVDDNCIQIDLHIIIEYGVNIKAVTDNLVSTVKYKLETFSGLEVKHINIYVEDVRVDE, from the coding sequence ATGATTGGTAGACTAGATACTGGTTATGGAGAAGTAACAATCGATAATGAAGTCTTAGAAAAAGTTGCCGGTGTTACGGCAGTTGAGTGTTATGGTATTGTTGGCATGGCCATGGTTAATGTTACCAGCGGTATTGCCAAACTGCTAAAAGGTGATAGTATCACCAAAGGTATTTCCTTAAGAGTGGATGATAATTGTATTCAAATCGACCTACATATTATTATTGAATATGGAGTAAACATTAAAGCCGTCACAGACAATCTGGTTAGTACGGTGAAGTATAAATTAGAGACTTTTTCAGGTTTGGAAGTCAAGCATATTAATATATATGTAGAAGACGTCAGAGTAGACGAATAA
- a CDS encoding rubredoxin-like domain-containing protein, whose amino-acid sequence MNLFKCTACGFVYEADEALDFCPKCGAPKEKHVLLSEEDANKIYASDESNDLHMELVNLAATMIDLSEAGIEIGLDPGCIDVFEKTIKMAWEIKNLAKAELGIHMTKGKW is encoded by the coding sequence ATGAATCTATTTAAATGTACGGCATGTGGCTTTGTATATGAGGCTGATGAAGCATTGGATTTTTGTCCAAAATGTGGCGCACCAAAAGAAAAACATGTTCTTCTATCTGAGGAAGACGCTAATAAGATTTATGCATCTGATGAATCCAATGATCTACATATGGAATTGGTAAATCTTGCTGCTACAATGATCGACTTAAGTGAAGCCGGAATCGAAATCGGTCTAGATCCAGGTTGTATTGATGTTTTTGAAAAAACCATCAAAATGGCATGGGAAATCAAGAATCTTGCAAAAGCAGAACTTGGCATCCACATGACCAAAGGTAAATGGTAG
- the rpmF gene encoding 50S ribosomal protein L32, whose product MAVPKRKVSKARRNSRRANWKLTAPNLSTCTKCGELVMSHRACKKCGTYKSKVVLEVK is encoded by the coding sequence ATGGCAGTACCAAAACGTAAAGTATCCAAAGCGAGAAGAAATAGTAGAAGAGCCAATTGGAAATTAACGGCTCCAAATCTGTCCACTTGTACAAAATGTGGCGAACTCGTAATGTCTCACAGAGCTTGTAAAAAATGTGGCACATATAAGAGCAAAGTAGTATTAGAAGTAAAATAA
- the rpmB gene encoding 50S ribosomal protein L28 yields MAKCSICDKGVHFGNAVSHSHRRSNKQWKPNIRSVKAVINGQSQRIKVCSKCLRAGKIVRA; encoded by the coding sequence GTGGCTAAATGTTCAATATGTGATAAAGGCGTACACTTCGGTAACGCAGTCAGTCATTCTCATAGAAGGTCAAACAAACAATGGAAACCTAATATCAGATCAGTAAAAGCTGTCATTAATGGACAATCACAAAGAATCAAAGTTTGTTCAAAATGTTTACGTGCAGGCAAAATCGTACGTGCATAA